A genomic segment from Phragmites australis chromosome 6, lpPhrAust1.1, whole genome shotgun sequence encodes:
- the LOC133921673 gene encoding probable ascorbate-specific transmembrane electron transporter 1 gives MGLGVRALSFTYVAHALAVVAAAMVLVWCIHFRGGLAFEATNKNLIFNLHPVLMLIGFIILGSEAIMIYKVLPTLNHDTTKLIHLILHTIALVLGAFGIYCAFKNHNESGIANLYSLHSWLGIGTISLYGIQWIFGFIAFFFPGAAPNVRKGVLPWHVLFGIFVYILALATAQLGFLEKLTFLESSGLDKYGAEAFLVNFTALVVVLFGASVVVAAVAPARLEEPQGYAPIPEN, from the exons ATGGGGCTGGGCGTGCGGGCGCTGTCGTTCACGTACGTGGCTCACGCGCTggccgtggtggcggcggccatggtgCTGGTCTGGTGCATCCACTTCCGCGGCGGGCTCGCCTTCGAGGCCACCAACAAGAACCTCATCTTCAAC CTTCACCCTGTTCTTATGCTCATCGGTTTTATTATTCTCGGCAGTGAAG CTATAATGATATACAAAGTGCTTCCTACGTTGAACCATGACACAACTAAGCTGATCCATCTGATTCTCCACACAATTGCGCTTGTGCTTGGTGCGTTTGGAATATACTGTGCTTTCAAAAATCACAATGAAAGTGGAATTGCCAATCTGTACAGTCTGCACTCTTGGCTTGGGATCGGGACAATTAGTTTATATGGTATCCAG TGGATATTCGGATTCATTGCATTTTTCTTCCCTGGTGCTGCACCAAATGTGAGGAAGGGCGTTCTTCCTTGGCACGTATTGTTTGGGATCTTCGTCTACATTTTAGCGCTGGCTACTGCACAACTCGGCTTTCTGGAGAAGCTCACTTTCCTCGAGAGCTCAGGCCTTGACAAATATGGCGCAGAGGCATTTTTGGTGAATTTCACTGCATTGGTAGTCGTGCTATTTGGTGCTTCTGTCGTGGTAGCTGCTGTAGCTCCAGCTCGCCTGGAAGAACCACAGGGTTACGCTCCAATCCCAGAAAACTAG